DNA sequence from the Malus domestica chromosome 11, GDT2T_hap1 genome:
TATTAAACATAGAATCCAGTATTACCCAAGATTATATGTTAATTTCAAAAGTTTCAAACTAAATATTAATTTGGAAACAATGCATGAGTAAGTTCATCTATTCCATATCAATGAGTTAGAAATCAGAAGTAGATACATATTACATAAGAGATTTATCGGGGACCTTAAAATTCTTAATGGTGAGCAGTTTAAGTATTGGCACTGGTTTAAGCCACTACAGCGTAACATAAAAGCCCAACAAAGCATACCTCAAGAGCTTTTGCATAAGAGTTGATGAAAAACTGAGACTTCCCCCTGATTTCATGTGCTTTCTGCCGCAAGTACCGGCTGATTTCCATCTgccatcaaaattaacaaaacaatCATAAAGGCCTACAATATTTCTCAGATACCGTGAGATCTCACTAATGCTAAGAAATGCATACATCTATAGCACCACCACCAGCAACTACAGTTGAATTCTTTAGCGCTCTTCTGACAATCATAATAGCATCATGTAAACTTCGCTCAGCTTCCTCAATAAACTAAATAAGAATCCCAGGGAATAATGGAGGTcagaattgaaaaaaacaaaacttcaaAAAAGTAAACAAGAAAACAGGAAACAAAGAGTTCTTATGAACATGTGACAAATTGAGTAACTTCAACAAATGACATACTTGATCAGCTCCACCACGAAGAACAATTGTAGCTGTCCTACCTGACGGACATCCACTAAATATATTAAACCTCTCATTTCCAACTTGCCTTTCCTCAAAACACTCGCACGTTCCGAGGACCTAGAAATCAATAAAACTAAACAGTTTCAGTTGACTGAGAACAAGCGAGATGCTTCCCAACTCAAGAAGGGCACTAACATAACTCTAGGAAAAAATGCCCACAATTCTACATAAAATATGGTCTGAAAGAGCATGAGGTAGGAACCTCATCAATAACATTGTTGATGGATGTTTGCACAGTCCCACCAGTGGCAGCAGCTACCCGGTGCAGATCTTCTTCAGTTACGCGTCCAGCACAGAATATATCTCTATCTGCAAAATACTGTtcacagaaagaaaagaagaaaatttgtCAATAAAACTCTACATCATTAACATGGCCACAAAGATATTTTACTTACTATCAGGATGATATAAATTATCACATATCAAGTTATCAATCCAACcattttataaaaattgaaacCATGAAACTTCATAATATCACTGATTTTTACTTGTGTTGTTCTACCAGGATCAAAATCAAACCACCAAATGTCATGCATACTAGGACAACTCAGAGCTAAACATAGATTTGTATTTTCCAGCGGTGATAAAATGAAGATTGTGTTGTCATCTTGTGAAAAGGTTAAAATTGTATAACCTGGAATAAAACTTAATTAAGGGGAAAATTGCCTTTTTGCCTGATCAGACAAAACGCTCTCAATTTCTATCATAATTTGAAATATCGCACAAGATTGCGCAATATAACGCGAGATCTCAAATCACAGACGGTATTTTTGTGACATATCATAAAAATATAACGGAATACCCCAAATCTCGTGAATATGTATGAGATATGATATGAAACGTGCAATAAATTTTCATATCCTGgtgctttttcttttcaattttttccagCAGCCTTCATGGTCCATCAAGTTTCACGCCTCTTCCTCCATCACCCTCCGATTTTGCCAGCCCTTCAGCCAAACCGggtaacttttttattttgtttgggttttgtgatgatcttcgttagttttccttctAATTTGTACCAAATGGGTTTTGTGAAATAAGTGTGCTGATGCTTTTATAGGAGTATAAGATCATCATTATGTTTATaaaaatttggttattttttaaagtttatggtGTTCTTGAACTTGAACTATGTCTTTAGTTCTATATTATGCATGAATGTGAAAATGTTGTTGAATTGTGCTTTGGGTGAaagtatgtatatatttttttcactaTTCTCTACGCAAGTCTTGAATAGCTTACGCATCACCACTACATAGTGCGAGACTGCGTAGCCCAAAGCAACACCTTGTGCAACGCCAATTCAAACTTTGATTTTTATACACTTCTTTGCATTACCGAAATCATGAAAACAGATTTTGTGCAGAATTtacctaaaaaattaaaataatcagAAAAAACTTTACCAATTCTCTTTGGATCTTTTACCAAACAAATTAAAGCAATCAAGTGGATAACAAGTTTTGAACTCATTTAGCAAGGATAAAATTTCCACCTGTGTTGCCAGATCGCCTATAGCCAGCCGTGAAAGAACAACCTTGGCCCCACTCTGCACACACTTATCCAACTTGTCATAAATAATATTCCATTCTGCATCAACAATGGACTGATACTGGGATGGATCCGACAACCTGCAGTGGAAAGAAAAACCTCAAGTGGTATAAACAAATTGTAATAGAATTCaactataatatatcaaaaggaaacaaataatCCTACCTTATCTCAGCATTTTCTTTCTCAGATTTCAGTTCCAATTCAATGTTCAGTAGAAGTATTTTGGGATTAAGAAACTTCTTTGGCTGTTGTTCAAACCCAGCATATGAAAATGTCTTCTTGAAGGCAACACCATTTACTAAAAAGGAGTCACGCATGTTGCCCCCAGAAACCTGTAAAGCAACCAGTTTCTCATTACACATCATTCAATTCAAGCTATCATGTCCTGCCAAAACTAGTTGTTCACTACTAAGCCTTCTTTTACTACAATGAAAACAACCAAGAAATATCAATACCCACAACAATTCTTGTCCCAAAAAAATTTCAGAACATAGTGCCAGAGTCTAAATCAAAAGCCAGATAAACAGAAACGGAAAAGGAGACTTTGAAGACCAAAAAAAAACGATAATGTAACTTTTGTTGAGACAATAAAACATGGTGTAATGAATGTAAAACAATCACAACATACCAGTATGGAACTCTTTTATCATAAACAgtaatcaaaattcaaatgtccaaaaatttaattaacatacataagctttttttttagtgaaaaaaaCTAAATATAGGTGACACatgttttgagttcttttatTTAACTTGATGCTCATTTGAAGAAGATGATATATAAATCCAACAAGTTAAATCTTTTAGGGTGAGTTAGGGAAAATTGGCTGGGATAAAATAGCTCACTAGATTCAACGCATCTTGAATAAAAAATGGATGAAACTTCCCAATTTTCTGTCCAGGTTGAAGGTAAAAGATGGACtattcataaagaaagttgtcCCTTCTAATCCCAATAAATAATAGTAAGATTAGAAGGGACAACTTTCCTTCATGCCTACCATCTACCTTCAGCTTGGACAAAATTTGGAAGTATTCATCCATTTTTCCGTACAATATGCCTTGAAACTAAACTGGTGAGTTATCCTATCCAAGTTAATCCTGTAACCTCTTTAACTTACCTATATCCCACACCCTCATCTCTCAATCCTTAAGTTTCCATTCccaaccccacccccacccctacctctttctctctctttcttaacTCTATATACTCCTCCCATTGCCAACccatctctccctccctctaaTCGTGTACCTTAGCACCAGCCCTCTCTCACAGCACCAGCCTGTACGTTCCCAACCTCCTTTGCTGTTGTTGTACCCTCACGGTGTCCTTAACAGTTAGTTTTCATAAACTCATGGAGAAAAACAGTTAACAGCTCTGCCCCGTCACCGGAAACCACTGGTCTGAAATTCAGAATCAGAATCCAAGTCTCAATGCGCATTTTGTTGGCTATTTTACTTGCAATTTTAAATGCATACTATTCATCATCATCAGCAATGACATCCAAATCAACCATAGCTTATAGTGAGAACAAGTCAGACTTCCTACACTTTAGGACAAATTCAGATTCACCCTTTCAAACCCGGTTGTGCTTCTAGGTGTTATCCACAATTTGGTTTACCCATTGTCAAATCGTTTCAATATTTCAATCATATAAAATGCATAGTACATGGGACTTCTAAGCATTAAATATCGATTTTAAAATCATGAGTTCTCTCGACCCATAGCCAATTGGTTTTGGGTTGAAATACTCCGACTTTAGCATGACAATAGAGCAGTTATTAATTGGCATATCTCGTCGCGGCCACATGTTCTTCATCGCATCAGAAATAATTAGCCCATGTTTCTGTCTCAATCTAGGCACATCCAAGGGACATCTTAAGAACATAAAATGTCACAAACAAcatggaagaaagaaaaaggatccgaaaagaagacaaaattcTTCTTTGTGAACTTCAGTAAAGCAGCCCTTTGTGAACTTCATGTTTTACTCCTACATTGTGATTAACTAGTacggaaaaaaacaaacaataaagGGCTCAGAACAAACTTAAACGAATATCCTAGTGGTTCATGGAACATGTCTTATTCTGATCATTTCAATGAATGCAGTCTATTGAAATGCAGTCAGAAGTCTAAAGCCACAGGAAAACTCTTATTAACACAGTTGGCGGATTACAAAGAGATATTTAATATGGGCAAAGGACACCATTCAAATTGAGGTCTTCCTAAATCTATTTTAGGAATTTACCTTCTTTATTCCAATCATGTTGAGACGATCTTCATCACCAATCGCAATGACAGCATCCACGACCATGGATGCAAAAAATTCCTTTTCTCCACCAATGAGTTTTGAAGATAGTGTTGTAGCCGCACATTTAGCTAGCAGGTGCTTCTTCTCTTCAAGGCTTTTGCCCATACTTACAGCAAGTTCTTTGATTTTCTCAATTGCCTACACACAATGTATAATATTTAAGATACAAAGATACCAGAGTAAACATCTCAATCATACAGAGATTTCTTTATAAGAATCAGACGTAGTAATTGAAAATTTAATTCCTATCACATACCAAATAGCTAGCAGTACGATAACTTTTTATCAAGCTTTGTGGGTGCACCCCATCCTCAATGAAAGGCTTGGCCTCCTTCAGAAATTCCCCTGCAAGCAGAACAACTGTTGTGGTTCCGTCACCAACCTGCACCGGAAACAAAAACGGTTAAAAATCTTCTAAACCATGTAATATGGAAAGGTTTTATCATCACTTATAACAGAAGATACCGCAGTATACCAAGTCGGTTGTCAGATCTACCATtccttttttagttttttatttttcatttttcatttttggccAGGAAGCTGAATCCTAACAGAAATTCTTTCGAAGCTACAAGGCCACCCACCCGCTTTCAAACACTACATATgctggaaaaaaaatataattgaagTAGGCATTCCATCTGCATTACTCCCAAACATTCACTAGTACTGATTCGGCAATTCCATAGCACAAGCGTAATTCTTGAGCTTGTAATTAAGTAAAATAGAATTCGGATAACATTCAAAACCCATACCTCAGAATCCTGAGACTTGGCGATGTCGACAAGGATCTTGGCAGCGGGGTGAACAATATCGAGCAACTTCATGATGGTGGCGCCATCATTGGAAATAGTAACGCTGCCCTTGTCGTCGTGAATAAGCTTGTCCATGCCCCTAGGACCCAGCGTGGTCCTCACCACATCGGCCACCGCCGTGCAGGCGTTTATATTGCTCACCAGCTGCGCCTTCCCTTGCGACGTATCCGTACCCTCCTTCAACAGTATGATCTGTGGTTGCTGTTTTCGATTTCAATTTGTCCGGTTCGGGCATTTTCACAAACAGTTAGCAAGCACAACACAAAACAGTAGCTCATAcgcaaagaaaatgaaagacaGAGAGCGTACCAGCATGGATGACATCGTTGCCGATGCGGATGTTAAGGCGGACAACGGAGGGAGCGACGGAGgagggaagagagagggagagagagagagtgagagtgagagagagcgaaGGAGTAGCGTTGGAAACAGAGAGCTAGGGTTTATACTCAAAAGTGAGTTTCTCTGGCTCCTTCTAGTTTTTTGCTATTCTGAAATGACCTGGATCCCCTTTGCCCACGAACAAAATTTAAgggtattcaattgagaatttgaaatattttaatgaatttataaatctttTATAGAATTTAAATGATTTGTagatattttatataaaattttgatttagatttcttgaaattttatagaaaaatgtaagatttgtggatgtttaaaatacactacaaaatctctctaattctttctaattcctcaactttctcaaattctttcaaattaatttctaattgaatatacctgaaatgttataaatttttttaaaatcctaattgaatacacctgaatttttaagaattttaataaatcatcttaaaattctaattgaatacagcttgaatttcaaagaatcacttaaaatcttgattgaagactcatatattcattaaaagaattaaaatccttcaaaatctcaattaaatACCCCtcctaaatatatataaaataaaataaaaaaacatggaTCCTCTGAATCCTTGTTCCTAATTGTCCTTTAGTTTTAATTCCAACCATCCGTTAAGATCTACTAGTTCAAAATCTGCCACTTCAGCTTACTGAAgattttttagtaaaaaaaatgaGGTGATTTTCAAGGGAAAAAGGATGGGATCCTAAGTGACACACCCTGATTTGGAAAGTCCACTtgaactccgaatcgagttgtgttaACCGACAGCTGAAGGGTGACAAAGTCATAAAGTGTAGTGGAAAaagaatgtgaataaatttaaacttaaaattgCCTAAACAGAAAAGTGTGCCGGTGAGAGGGATTGCACCCATTTCACTCGTGATGGTAAAGAATAAGAACAGTACAGTAATTAAGGTGAGGGTTATACCACTGAAAATAACCATCTCCTGAGATTTTACCAGAACCCTCGTTTACACGTAAGCCCAACtactaaacctggaggggtgaaaaataAAGTTGGGTGGGttagcaaaacaatgcttatatgAAACCTTTATTTTCAAATATAGtaacccctcgttgtaaaacaaATATAGTTTCCTTAAAGCATACTACATATGTATGtaaacaacaataacaacaatatAACCAGaaaatatgccaagtcatgatgtATCAACGCCACAATAATaaaaatcatgtgataatcaagtatagctaagtgctcatccatctaagctgacacacgagttcgaaCATATAATTTCTGACATGAACAGAACTAGTTAATcaatacgctctagtactacgattaCGTGAAGGCTGGTGCAGAAGCACAATCACATACAAGTCgaattgcctaatgcaatctgcACGACAGTactggcacctaacttggatacAAGGCGAGCAAACGGTACGATGtaaacatacacgtgaaggactagccctggccctggggcgagtactaacactagtgcagcaagatgagcatgtacaaatatgtatgaatgtcatgacaataatatctcaaccatatagcagcatttatcacaattaataTCACAATAACAAATACTTGGCAATATAAACGTAAAAGTGAAGTAACTATGTATTTAgggaaactataaatatgtataggtacaaaaaaactgcccactcacagatacacAGTCGAAATGAAGCCTCCAAGCCTTACTTGACCCCGTACTCCCTCAAGatacgtttcccctatatgtgaaattac
Encoded proteins:
- the LOC103418946 gene encoding T-complex protein 1 subunit eta isoform X2, producing the protein MSSMLQPQIILLKEGTDTSQGKAQLVSNINACTAVADVVRTTLGPRGMDKLIHDDKGSVTISNDGATIMKLLDIVHPAAKILVDIAKSQDSEVGDGTTTVVLLAGEFLKEAKPFIEDGVHPQSLIKSYRTASYLAIEKIKELAVSMGKSLEEKKHLLAKCAATTLSSKLIGGEKEFFASMVVDAVIAIGDEDRLNMIGIKKVSGGNMRDSFLVNGVAFKKTFSYAGFEQQPKKFLNPKILLLNIELELKSEKENAEIRLSDPSQYQSIVDAEWNIIYDKLDKCVQSGAKVVLSRLAIGDLATQYFADRDIFCAGRVTEEDLHRVAAATGGTVQTSINNVIDEVLGTCECFEERQVGNERFNIFSGCPSGRTATIVLRGGADQFIEEAERSLHDAIMIVRRALKNSTVVAGGGAIDMEISRYLRQKAHEIRGKSQFFINSYAKALEVIPRQLCDNAGFDATDVLNKLRQKHAHPSGEGALYGVDINTGGIADSFANFVWEPAVVKINAINAATEAACLVLSVDETVKNPKISGS
- the LOC103418946 gene encoding T-complex protein 1 subunit eta isoform X1, with protein sequence MSSMLQPQIILLKEGTDTSQGKAQLVSNINACTAVADVVRTTLGPRGMDKLIHDDKGSVTISNDGATIMKLLDIVHPAAKILVDIAKSQDSEVGDGTTTVVLLAGEFLKEAKPFIEDGVHPQSLIKSYRTASYLAIEKIKELAVSMGKSLEEKKHLLAKCAATTLSSKLIGGEKEFFASMVVDAVIAIGDEDRLNMIGIKKVSGGNMRDSFLVNGVAFKKTFSYAGFEQQPKKFLNPKILLLNIELELKSEKENAEIRLSDPSQYQSIVDAEWNIIYDKLDKCVQSGAKVVLSRLAIGDLATQYFADRDIFCAGRVTEEDLHRVAAATGGTVQTSINNVIDEVLGTCECFEERQVGNERFNIFSGCPSGRTATIVLRGGADQFIEEAERSLHDAIMIVRRALKNSTVVAGGGAIDMEISRYLRQKAHEIRGKSQFFINSYAKALEVIPRQLCDNAGFDATDVLNKLRQKHAHPSGEGALYGVDINTGGIADSFANFVWEPAVVKINAINAATEAACLVLSVDETVKNPKQSESAQGEAAASAMGGRGRGGGRGRGMRRR
- the LOC103418946 gene encoding T-complex protein 1 subunit eta; the protein is MSSMLQPQIILLKEGTDTSQGKAQLVSNINACTAVADVVRTTLGPRGMDKLIHDDKGSVTISNDGATIMKLLDIVHPAAKILVDIAKSQDSEVGDGTTTVVLLAGEFLKEAKPFIEDGVHPQSLIKSYRTASYLAIEKIKELAVSMGKSLEEKKHLLAKCAATTLSSKLIGGEKEFFASMVVDAVIAIGDEDRLNMIGIKKVSGGNMRDSFLVNGVAFKKTFSYAGFEQQPKKFLNPKILLLNIELELKSEKENAEIRLSDPSQYQSIVDAEWNIIYDKLDKCVQSGAKVVLSRLAIGDLATQYFADRDIFCAGRVTEEDLHRVAAATGGTVQTSINNVIDEVLGTCECFEERQVGNERFNIFSGCPSGRTATIVLRGGADQFIEEAERSLHDAIMIVRRALKNSTVVAGGGAIDMEISRYLRQKAHEIRGKSQFFINSYAKALEVIPRQLCDNAGFDATDVLNKLRQKHAHPSGEGALYGVDINTGGIADSFANFVWEPAVVKINAINAATEAACLVLSVDETVKNPKSESAQGEAAASAMGGRGRGGGRGRGMRRR